CGTAGGCTTTGGTGCCAGTGGGGGGGTGTGAACTGGAGAACCTGGCGCACCTTGTGGCAGTTCAGGACAGAATAGGCGGGGCGCTGGGCTGGGGTGGGATAATCCTCCGTGGCGATCGGAATTAATTGTTTGAGCTTGAGGGACCAGCCCGCCGCGATCGCCTCCTCAAAAATCGCCACCGCAAAGTCATACCAACTGGCGACCCCACTATTGCTGTAATGGTAAATCCCCGACAGACTGGGATCCTGGTGGATGCGCACCATCAGGGCCGCAATGACCTCAGCAATATCCCGCGCCCACGTCGGACTGCCCACCTGATCCGCCACCACCTGGAGCACCTCCCGTTCCTGGCCCAAGCGCACCATCGTTTTGAGAAAATTGGGGCGATCGTACTCGCTATAGACCCAAGCCGTGCGCAAAATCAGGTAGCGATCGCAGCCCTCCGCCACAATGGCCTTTTCCCCGGCCAACTTCGATCGGCCATAGATGCCCAAGGGATCCGGCGCATCGGTCTCCCCATAGGGGCGATGGCCAAAGCCATTGAATACATAGTCTGTGGAAATATGCACCAGGGTTGCCCCGCAGCGGTGGGCCAGTTGGGCCAAGGACTGGAGGGCGGTGC
This region of Prochlorothrix hollandica PCC 9006 = CALU 1027 genomic DNA includes:
- the rfbD gene encoding dTDP-4-dehydrorhamnose reductase, yielding MSIASSPAFHASPFPLESMAHGTLPQRILILGCWGQVGRALQLVLGPRATVIPWDKSQCDLTHLPLELDRFAQAIQTLKPDVIINGAAYTAVDRAEEEPELAQQINGTALQSLAQLAHRCGATLVHISTDYVFNGFGHRPYGETDAPDPLGIYGRSKLAGEKAIVAEGCDRYLILRTAWVYSEYDRPNFLKTMVRLGQEREVLQVVADQVGSPTWARDIAEVIAALMVRIHQDPSLSGIYHYSNSGVASWYDFAVAIFEEAIAAGWSLKLKQLIPIATEDYPTPAQRPAYSVLNCHKVRQVLQFTPPHWHQSLRQAITQLPKP